A window of Rhododendron vialii isolate Sample 1 chromosome 11a, ASM3025357v1 contains these coding sequences:
- the LOC131308230 gene encoding wax ester synthase/diacylglycerol acyltransferase 11-like, with translation MNSLCVGKSILRYSPPSLSLSLSLSLSLSHAHTHTMGKPEVERDEPLSPLGRLFLTPEMHQIVHCIMGCENPIDVAAVTSEIANSLMVRLPRFSSLLVRDSHGREHWRQTQVDVGRHVVVVEEPVSDAGDDEEAVNDYVADLAVSLPLSYDKPLWEVHLLRAHNYIVFRIHHALGDGISLMSMLQEWCRRADHEPDRRSSMDSMGTYSNLSSNQEKRWTQLWKVVVGMLMGLGFIMEFVLRVLWVKDKTTAVSGGAGVELWPRKLATAKFWLDDMKAVKKIVTNATINDVLFGVISSGLSRYLDLQTPKALQDGVQITGLAMVNLRKQSGLQELSDMLRGNSGNRWGNKFGMLLVPFYYRQGGANPLQYVKIAKQMMDQKKKSLEAHFSYNMQKLLMIYFGPQVATWLNYRIVCNTTFLISNVIGPKEEITIAGNPVKYLRLNNTSLPHAITMHMLSYAGRVDMQILVAKDIIPDPQVLAKCFEDALHQMKEAATKE, from the exons ATGAATTCCCTATGTGTAGGAAAATCAATATTGCGCTATTcacccccttctctctctctttctctctctctctctctctctctctctcacgcgcacacacacacaatgggcaaaCCAGAAGTAGAGAGAGACGAGCCACTGAGCCCACTGGGCCGGCTGTTCCTCACGCCCGAAATGCACCAGATAGTCCACTGCATCATGGGCTGCGAGAACCCGATCGACGTCGCGGCCGTCACGTCCGAAATCGCCAACTCCCTCATGGTCCGACTCCCCCGATTCTCCAGCCTCCTGGTCCGAGACTCTCACGGCCGCGAGCACTGGCGCCAGACCCAAGTTGACGTCGGCCGCCACGTCGTTGTCGTCGAAGAACCAGTCTCCGATGCCGGCGACGACGAAGAAGCGGTGAACGACTACGTCGCCGACCTCGCCGTCTCGTTGCCGCTCAGCTACGACAAGCCGCTGTGGGAG GTACACCTGTTGAGGGCTCATAATTATATTGTTTTTCGGATCCACCATGCATTGGGGGACGGGATTTCGCTGATGTCGATGCTTCAGGAGTGGTGCCGGAGGGCCGATCATGAACCGGATCGGAGGTCGAGTATGGATTCAATGGGTACTTATTCTAATTTGTCGTCAAACCAAGAGAAGCGATGGACGCAGTTGTGGAAGGTAGTGGTGGGAATGCTGATGGGGTTGGGATTTATTATGGAGTTTGTGTTGAGGGTTTTGTGGGTGAAAGACAAGACGACTGCCGTGAGCGGCGGCGCTGGGGTGGAGCTGTGGCCGAGGAAGCTTGCCACAGCGAAGTTCTGGTTGGATGACATGAAAGCGGTGAAAAAAATCGTTACTAATGCG ACAATTAACGACGTACTTTTTGGCGTAATTTCATCTGGTCTATCGAGATATTTGGATTTGCAAACCCCAAAAG CTCTTCAAGACGGTGTCCAAATTACGGGACTAGCCATGGTTAATTTGAGGAAACAATCAGGATTACAG GAACTTTCGGATATGTTGAGAGGCAATTCAGGAAATCGGTGGGGTAACAAATTTGGTATGCTTCTCGTACCTTTTTATTATCGTCAAGGCGGAGCTAATCCTCTACAGTATGTGAAGATTGCCAAACAAATGATGGACCAGAAGAAAAAGTCTTTGGAGGCTCACTTCTCTTACAACATGCAAAAGCTTCTCATGATCTATTTTGGACCACAG GTTGCAACCTGGTTGAACTACAGGATTGTATGCAACACAACCTTTTTAATCTCAAATGTGATAGGCCCAAAAGAGGAGATTACAATTGCCGGGAATCCTGTAAAGTATCTGAGGTTGAATAACACTAGCTTACCCCAT GCAATCACAATGCACATGTTGAGCTATGCAGGAAGAGTTGATATGCAAATACTAGTGGCAAAAGATATCATACCTGACCCACAAGTTCTAGCAAAGTGCTTTGAAGATGCCCTACACCAAATGAAGGAGGCTGCAACTAAAGAATGA